A portion of the Acidisarcina polymorpha genome contains these proteins:
- the obgE gene encoding GTPase ObgE encodes MFVDEAKIKVKAGDGGNGCVAFRREKFVPRGGPSGGDGGRGGDVIMESSERHNTLIHFRYNPEHKAERGKHGEGSNCTGREGADIILKVPVGTAVYDDETGELVHDFRQPDERIIAAKGGRGGRGNQHFATSTHQAPREHEPGRTGEERVYRLELKLLADVGLVGYPNVGKSTLISRISAAKPKIADYPFTTLEPNLGVVSVGEAPHEESYVVADIPGLIEGAHLGAGLGVQFLRHIERTRVLVHLVDVSDASGRPDPVADFKVIQGELKSFGHGLDEKPMLVVASKADVANPEKLKKLQSMAKRRKLPFYAISAVSGLGVDALKYAVGEQVHNLREREILLREKPEEAALLG; translated from the coding sequence ATGTTTGTCGATGAAGCAAAGATCAAGGTAAAAGCCGGCGACGGGGGCAATGGATGCGTGGCCTTTCGCCGGGAGAAATTCGTGCCCCGCGGCGGACCTTCGGGCGGCGACGGCGGGCGCGGTGGCGACGTGATTATGGAGTCGAGCGAACGCCACAACACGCTCATTCACTTCCGCTACAACCCCGAGCACAAGGCAGAGCGCGGCAAGCATGGGGAAGGCTCCAACTGCACGGGCCGCGAGGGCGCCGACATCATTTTGAAGGTCCCGGTGGGCACCGCCGTCTATGACGACGAGACTGGAGAACTGGTCCACGATTTTCGCCAGCCGGACGAGCGCATCATCGCCGCCAAGGGTGGTCGCGGCGGACGCGGCAATCAGCATTTTGCCACTTCGACCCACCAGGCGCCGCGCGAACACGAACCCGGCCGCACTGGCGAAGAACGGGTCTACCGCCTCGAATTGAAGCTGCTCGCGGATGTCGGCCTGGTGGGTTATCCCAATGTGGGAAAGTCGACCCTGATCTCCAGAATTTCAGCAGCCAAGCCGAAAATCGCCGACTATCCCTTTACCACCCTCGAACCGAACCTGGGTGTGGTGTCGGTGGGCGAAGCTCCCCATGAGGAGAGCTATGTGGTCGCTGACATTCCCGGACTGATCGAGGGCGCGCATCTCGGCGCCGGTCTAGGGGTGCAGTTTCTCCGTCACATCGAGCGCACGCGGGTTCTGGTGCATCTCGTCGATGTCTCCGACGCCAGCGGGCGCCCTGACCCGGTCGCCGATTTTAAAGTCATCCAGGGAGAGCTGAAGAGCTTCGGTCACGGACTCGATGAAAAGCCGATGCTGGTAGTCGCCTCCAAGGCCGATGTCGCTAATCCGGAGAAGCTGAAGAAGCTGCAAAGTATGGCGAAGCGGCGCAAGCTGCCGTTTTATGCCATCTCGGCGGTCAGCGGACTAGGGGTGGACGCACTGAAGTATGCGGTTGGCGAACAGGTCCACAATCTCCGCGAGCGGGAGATTCTCTTACGAGAGAAGCCTGAAGAGGCGGCCCTGCTGGGATAA
- a CDS encoding MerR family transcriptional regulator yields the protein MPPLWPMMPIPTSQQRRTAPSEIPDKLYFRIGEVARICEVPAYVLRFWETEFQQLKPNKGGTGQRLYRRRDVEMCLRIKRLLYDQGYTIPGARQVFQTEAREFRKKNSAPELPLAVASSNHADAALSKVKKELRELAGILASPIGSPRTRPGRSTRPAEKPTGLFEL from the coding sequence GTGCCCCCTTTGTGGCCCATGATGCCGATTCCCACTTCCCAGCAACGGCGCACCGCTCCGTCTGAAATTCCGGACAAGCTCTATTTCCGGATTGGTGAGGTCGCCCGCATCTGCGAGGTACCGGCCTACGTTCTGCGCTTCTGGGAAACCGAATTCCAACAGCTCAAGCCGAATAAGGGCGGCACTGGCCAGCGCCTCTATCGCAGGCGCGACGTGGAGATGTGCCTGCGCATCAAGCGCCTGCTTTACGACCAGGGCTATACCATTCCCGGGGCGCGTCAGGTCTTTCAAACCGAGGCCCGGGAGTTCCGCAAGAAGAATTCCGCGCCCGAGTTACCCCTCGCTGTAGCGAGCTCCAATCACGCCGACGCGGCGCTCTCCAAAGTGAAGAAAGAGCTGCGCGAGCTGGCCGGAATCCTTGCTTCCCCAATCGGCTCCCCTCGCACTCGCCCCGGCCGATCCACAAGGCCCGCGGAAAAGCCCACCGGGCTCTTCGAGCTATAG
- the namA gene encoding NADPH dehydrogenase NamA, which translates to MTYSSALFSPFTLAGITFPNRIVVSPMCEYSSVDGFANDWHFVHLGSRAVGGAGLVFTEAAAVSPEGRITPQDLGFWKDEHVSEWKRIVEFLHNQGAKTGIQLAHAGRKASMSRPWEGQERVKPVSEGGWDDVLAPSAIPFSDAYAKPAALEVNRIKQLVQAFQDATRRALQANFDVVEIHAAHGYLLHEFLSPLSNHRTDEYGGSFENRARFLIQVVDAVREVWPLDRPLFVRISATDWAESGGWDLHQSIALAKLLKTRGVDLIDVSSGGLVPGVRIPAGPGYQTEFANQIRKQVQIPTGTVGMITSGAQAEHILQTSQADLIFVAREFLRDPYWALHAAQDLHDVTSWPPQYLRAAPAGSAERKPAAEK; encoded by the coding sequence ATGACTTATAGTTCGGCACTCTTCTCCCCGTTCACCCTGGCTGGCATTACCTTCCCAAACCGCATCGTCGTCTCGCCGATGTGCGAATACTCCTCTGTCGATGGCTTCGCCAATGATTGGCATTTCGTCCACCTCGGGAGCCGCGCGGTTGGCGGCGCCGGTCTGGTCTTTACCGAGGCCGCGGCCGTCTCTCCCGAAGGCCGCATCACTCCGCAGGACCTCGGTTTCTGGAAAGACGAGCATGTCTCCGAGTGGAAGCGAATCGTCGAGTTCCTTCATAACCAGGGGGCGAAGACCGGGATTCAACTCGCGCACGCTGGCCGGAAGGCAAGCATGAGCCGTCCCTGGGAAGGACAAGAGCGCGTAAAACCCGTGAGCGAGGGCGGTTGGGATGATGTGCTGGCTCCGAGCGCAATACCCTTCTCCGACGCCTATGCGAAACCGGCGGCTCTCGAAGTCAACCGCATCAAGCAGCTGGTCCAGGCCTTCCAGGATGCCACCCGGCGCGCGCTTCAGGCGAACTTCGATGTGGTCGAGATTCATGCAGCGCACGGCTACCTTCTGCATGAGTTCCTGTCGCCACTGAGCAACCACCGCACCGATGAATATGGTGGGAGTTTCGAGAACCGCGCCCGCTTCCTGATCCAGGTGGTAGACGCTGTTCGGGAGGTCTGGCCGCTCGACCGGCCGCTCTTCGTGCGGATCTCGGCTACCGACTGGGCCGAGAGCGGTGGCTGGGACCTGCACCAATCGATTGCTCTGGCGAAGCTATTGAAGACGCGCGGCGTCGACCTGATCGATGTCTCCTCGGGCGGTCTGGTTCCCGGAGTCAGAATCCCCGCCGGCCCTGGGTACCAGACGGAATTCGCGAATCAGATAAGGAAGCAGGTGCAGATCCCCACCGGCACCGTAGGAATGATCACCAGCGGAGCGCAGGCGGAGCACATTCTCCAGACCAGCCAGGCCGACCTGATCTTCGTAGCCAGAGAATTTCTGCGCGACCCCTACTGGGCGTTGCACGCTGCGCAGGATCTTCACGACGTGACCTCCTGGCCGCCACAGTATCTTCGCGCCGCGCCGGCCGGCTCTGCAGAACGGAAGCCGGCTGCGGAGAAGTAG
- a CDS encoding Hsp70 family protein: MEPAQDRQTFVGIDFGTTNSSIAISTGDSQTQLISFPNRIQFGGETTFSYRSVLYMDQGKESGKVRTHSWTGPAAIEHYLAAEEKGRFIQSLKSHLSSRTLTGTAIFGRHYNLEVLISRILADLRQHAERQLGSPIRRAMVGRPVRFVGAENEQDDGFALERLRLAFETAGYETVDFEMEPIAAAYAYGSTLDHDELILIGDFGGGTSDFSLLTVGPEIRRRGRKPGDLLGSLGLGLAGDAFDARIIRKLVSPALGADSLARSLKKVLPAVPAWIYANLERWHYLSFLRTRNVTEILKSAHARALEPEKIEALINLIEEDLGYQLHQAVQRVKVELSQHQAAKFSFRDGSMDLEIAVTRAEFESWIADELLAIENCVAALFKTSGVDMREVDRVFLTGGTSFVPAVRSIFERGLGERGFGKDRVRTGEAFTSVARGLALRAEELGTS; encoded by the coding sequence ATGGAGCCTGCTCAGGATCGGCAAACCTTCGTCGGTATCGACTTCGGAACGACCAACAGTTCGATTGCGATTTCAACCGGCGATTCTCAAACCCAACTTATTTCTTTTCCCAACCGCATCCAGTTTGGCGGCGAAACGACCTTTTCTTATCGTTCGGTCCTCTACATGGACCAGGGGAAGGAGTCCGGAAAGGTGCGGACGCACTCATGGACCGGTCCCGCCGCGATTGAACACTATCTGGCGGCCGAAGAGAAGGGCCGTTTCATTCAATCCTTGAAGTCGCATCTTTCGAGTCGCACGCTTACCGGCACGGCGATCTTTGGGAGGCACTACAATCTCGAAGTTTTGATTTCGCGCATCCTCGCCGACCTGCGCCAACACGCGGAGCGGCAACTCGGCTCCCCGATCCGCAGGGCTATGGTGGGCCGGCCGGTCCGGTTTGTGGGAGCGGAGAATGAGCAGGACGATGGCTTTGCGCTGGAGCGGCTTCGACTGGCCTTTGAGACTGCCGGTTACGAGACTGTCGACTTTGAGATGGAGCCGATAGCCGCCGCCTATGCTTATGGCTCGACGCTCGACCACGACGAACTCATCCTCATCGGCGACTTCGGTGGCGGCACCAGCGATTTTTCACTGCTGACGGTCGGCCCCGAGATCCGGCGCCGCGGCCGAAAACCGGGCGACCTGCTCGGCAGCCTGGGCCTGGGATTGGCGGGCGACGCATTCGATGCGCGGATCATCCGCAAGCTGGTCTCGCCCGCCCTGGGCGCGGACTCCCTGGCGCGCTCCCTCAAGAAAGTGCTGCCTGCGGTGCCTGCCTGGATCTATGCCAACCTCGAGCGCTGGCATTACCTCTCATTCCTGCGCACCAGGAACGTCACCGAGATTCTAAAGAGCGCCCACGCCCGGGCCCTGGAACCGGAGAAGATCGAAGCTCTCATTAACCTGATTGAAGAGGACCTTGGCTATCAGCTTCATCAAGCGGTGCAACGCGTGAAGGTCGAGCTGTCACAACACCAGGCAGCCAAGTTCAGCTTTCGCGATGGCAGCATGGACCTGGAAATCGCCGTGACCCGGGCGGAGTTCGAAAGCTGGATCGCCGATGAACTACTCGCCATTGAGAACTGCGTCGCGGCGCTCTTCAAGACCTCGGGCGTCGACATGCGCGAGGTCGACCGCGTCTTCCTTACTGGCGGAACCTCCTTCGTGCCTGCGGTGCGAAGTATCTTTGAACGGGGATTAGGCGAGCGGGGATTCGGCAAGGATCGAGTCCGAACCGGAGAGGCGTTTACCTCCGTCGCCCGTGGACTTGCGCTGCGCGCCGAAGAACTGGGGACTTCGTAG
- the msrA gene encoding peptide-methionine (S)-S-oxide reductase MsrA — protein MLSSFNRAISLLLVLTGFVGCGLVNAAPSAPVPPPSTDVPLASVPTAEGAVFAGGCFWGTQAVFERVKGVTTTTVGYSGGSAATATYDQVTTETTGHAESVHVVYDASKITYGQLLRIFFSVAHDPTQKDRQGPDVGTSYRSVIFYANDEQKRLAEAYIAQLNAAGTFGKKKIATQVVPLKAFYKAEDYHQDYALKNPGNPYIEVCDRPKIAALKQEFPELFMDYKGH, from the coding sequence ATGTTGAGCTCGTTCAATCGTGCCATCTCACTGCTTTTGGTCTTGACCGGATTCGTTGGTTGCGGTCTGGTCAACGCCGCGCCTAGCGCGCCAGTCCCGCCACCCTCCACTGATGTTCCCCTCGCGAGCGTACCCACCGCGGAAGGTGCAGTTTTTGCCGGGGGTTGCTTCTGGGGCACCCAGGCGGTCTTCGAGCGAGTGAAGGGGGTTACGACGACCACGGTTGGTTACTCGGGTGGCTCCGCTGCGACCGCGACCTATGATCAGGTCACGACCGAAACTACTGGCCACGCTGAGTCAGTCCACGTGGTCTACGATGCTTCGAAGATTACTTACGGGCAATTACTGAGGATTTTCTTCTCCGTGGCCCATGACCCGACCCAGAAAGACCGGCAGGGGCCGGATGTCGGGACCTCGTATCGCTCGGTCATCTTCTACGCAAACGACGAACAGAAACGGCTGGCCGAGGCTTATATCGCGCAGCTCAATGCTGCCGGGACTTTCGGAAAGAAGAAGATCGCGACCCAGGTGGTTCCATTGAAGGCCTTCTACAAGGCCGAGGACTATCACCAGGACTATGCGCTGAAGAACCCGGGCAATCCCTATATCGAAGTCTGCGACCGGCCCAAGATTGCGGCCCTGAAGCAGGAGTTTCCGGAACTCTTCATGGACTATAAAGGCCACTGA
- a CDS encoding tetratricopeptide repeat protein, translating into MTPRQRRMAVALIWLVGIAPIAAAPAGGMGQDTLQAAVSAGSAALQRGDYAAAELAFREALKLDPDSVPLLNNLAIALARQQREAEAIGLYERALQLKPGDPVTKRNLGVAYFRAQKYQLALPLLTAFAQETSSYQALDLTGLDLFALDRYEEAAKYLAAAHQLQPNDLHTLDILGKAYMRTKNYSGATEVFSQIMAIDPNSAEAHVMLAMADDKLFREDEAIKEFQAAAAVDPHYPGIHTGLGVIFWRNDNLDAAEREFRLELERYPKDPIANCTLGRILSKRNHPAEAVVYLEAALTVNPAYRDALLALGQAKIALEQPAAAIAPLEQATKLDPNDAEAHYILGTALNQAGRPAEGAKQRALSAQLREKQRTQAGKQTTPPG; encoded by the coding sequence ATGACGCCGCGTCAACGCAGGATGGCAGTGGCGCTGATCTGGCTGGTCGGCATCGCGCCGATCGCCGCCGCACCAGCCGGGGGTATGGGCCAGGACACTCTGCAGGCCGCGGTGTCAGCCGGATCGGCGGCCTTACAAAGGGGGGACTATGCAGCCGCCGAACTCGCCTTCCGCGAAGCGCTCAAGCTGGATCCCGACTCCGTGCCTTTGCTCAATAACCTCGCTATCGCGCTCGCCCGCCAGCAGCGCGAGGCCGAAGCGATTGGCCTCTACGAACGCGCCTTGCAACTTAAGCCGGGCGACCCCGTAACCAAACGCAATCTCGGCGTCGCATACTTTCGCGCGCAGAAGTATCAACTGGCGCTGCCCCTGCTGACCGCTTTCGCGCAAGAGACTTCGAGCTATCAGGCGCTCGATCTTACCGGTCTCGACCTCTTCGCCCTCGATCGCTACGAAGAGGCCGCCAAGTATCTCGCCGCCGCGCATCAGTTGCAGCCGAACGATCTCCACACCCTGGATATCCTTGGCAAAGCCTACATGCGGACGAAAAACTATTCGGGCGCAACCGAGGTCTTCAGCCAGATTATGGCGATCGACCCTAACTCGGCCGAGGCCCATGTGATGCTGGCGATGGCCGACGATAAGCTCTTTCGTGAAGACGAAGCCATTAAGGAATTTCAGGCGGCGGCGGCGGTCGATCCTCACTATCCGGGAATTCACACCGGTCTCGGTGTCATCTTCTGGCGGAACGATAACCTGGATGCGGCCGAACGCGAATTTCGGCTGGAGCTGGAACGGTATCCCAAAGACCCCATCGCCAACTGCACCCTGGGACGCATTCTGAGCAAGCGCAACCATCCCGCCGAGGCGGTCGTATATCTCGAAGCCGCCCTGACAGTGAACCCCGCCTACCGGGACGCGTTGCTCGCGTTAGGACAAGCAAAGATTGCGCTCGAGCAACCGGCCGCCGCGATTGCTCCCTTGGAGCAGGCGACGAAGCTCGATCCCAACGATGCCGAAGCCCACTACATTCTAGGGACGGCGCTCAATCAGGCAGGACGTCCCGCTGAAGGCGCAAAGCAGCGCGCTCTAAGTGCGCAGTTACGAGAGAAGCAGCGGACCCAGGCCGGGAAGCAGACCACGCCTCCCGGCTAG
- a CDS encoding carboxypeptidase regulatory-like domain-containing protein — translation MKTRFCWLLLLAILLSSSTILLAQELAASLTGNVTDPSGAVISGATVTISNTGIKGDTRTATSDRSGSYTVTNLSPGTYTITVTAPGFETFTAPNVTVFVAQKRTVNAQLSPGSIDQTVTVQTNTVAIETSSSEQAGTVSGTQVRELELSNRNFEQLVTLQPGVVSGLGDETGFGLNNTTALSVNGARSSSNNWSVDGADINDSGSNTTLLNVPSVDAIQEFTLERGSYDAGYGRSGGGQVLVATKQGTSQFHGDVYEFVRNNIFNANTYFGNQTGTPRGIERYNNYGFTLGGPLYIPKVYNESRTKTFFFWSEEWRKVSSPTTNSVTAPTTAQLNGIVSGQVTGAPAGCVTYDAATNESTISPACYSKNASVYLTNVFDQFPANSGGNNVSTFSSLNNVRQDIVRIDHNFTDKIHFFGRAIQDETPENFPTGLFAGSNYPGLVNTSVNAPGENVVGNLTYAITPNIVNEAEFAYSQGAINASLTGVANSPSVYSSLTNNFAYIDPYGRVPSITFTGGTITGLNQGSAPYNERNLDRTFFDNLSLTRGKHTVRVGYSVSQMLKTENASEGAPSFNFNTWQDFLLGNVSTYSQASRDIIPDLHYINMEAYGQDDWKVNRRLTLNLGLRWSYFPSPTDVKNTLNNFVPSLYNPAAAPAIDAGGNFVAGQAITPATYTNGLIFPAGSACTQAQAISPQVTCSPYGGRVNPNSNLNFGPRVGFALDVFGNSKTSLRGGFGTFYDRTLNGIWEQNAFTDPPLVQTATVNNTSFDNPLAGTSAVSLGPNRLTTTGTPSFKVPSYADYNLSVQQEVEPGTVLEIAYVGSTGRHLLGELDLNQPTLAARAANPTVNVNAVRPYLGYSYFEARIPGFTSNYSSLQVTVNHRVTRGLTAGIAYTWSKILTTQANDRGGANTDTYNPKLDYGPSSSSSNNTTGNTPQVFIANYVYQLPFFAEQHGWTGHILGGWEVSGITTFESGKSTTVTQAADPFACTVNGANTTGLDPNACEAGSAAGTYPGGLGISTPNADIAPRADLISNIKLTKTQAQWFTTSSFAPAVGHFGSARNGIFLGPGYENWDLGAIKNIQLSERFKFQFRGEFFNAFNHTNFSAVDTGLNDTSFGQITATHLPRRIQLGAKLYF, via the coding sequence ATGAAAACGCGTTTTTGTTGGTTACTTCTCTTGGCAATCCTTCTTTCCTCCTCCACCATTCTGCTCGCCCAGGAACTCGCCGCCAGCTTGACCGGTAACGTCACCGACCCCTCGGGCGCTGTTATATCCGGCGCGACCGTCACCATCTCCAACACCGGAATCAAAGGCGATACGAGGACCGCGACGTCCGACAGGAGTGGCAGCTATACCGTCACGAACCTCTCGCCGGGAACGTACACCATCACCGTCACGGCGCCCGGCTTCGAAACGTTCACCGCCCCGAACGTTACCGTTTTCGTTGCCCAGAAGCGCACGGTCAACGCGCAGCTCTCCCCCGGCTCGATCGACCAGACCGTCACCGTACAGACAAATACGGTCGCTATCGAGACCTCAAGCAGTGAGCAGGCCGGCACGGTGAGCGGCACCCAGGTGCGGGAGCTCGAGCTTAGCAACCGCAACTTCGAGCAACTCGTCACCCTGCAGCCCGGCGTGGTCAGCGGCCTGGGCGATGAAACCGGCTTCGGATTGAATAACACCACCGCGCTATCGGTGAACGGCGCCCGGAGCAGTTCCAACAACTGGAGCGTGGATGGTGCCGACATCAACGACAGCGGCTCGAATACCACCCTGCTCAACGTCCCCAGCGTTGACGCCATTCAGGAGTTCACTCTGGAACGCGGCTCCTATGACGCCGGTTACGGACGCAGCGGCGGCGGACAGGTCCTGGTCGCGACCAAGCAGGGAACCAGCCAATTCCATGGCGATGTTTACGAGTTCGTCCGCAATAACATCTTCAATGCGAATACTTACTTCGGCAATCAGACGGGCACACCGCGCGGGATCGAGCGGTACAACAACTATGGCTTTACCCTGGGCGGTCCGCTTTACATTCCGAAGGTCTATAACGAAAGCCGAACGAAGACATTTTTCTTCTGGTCGGAAGAGTGGCGCAAGGTCAGCTCGCCGACGACCAATAGCGTGACCGCGCCCACTACGGCGCAATTGAATGGCATCGTCTCCGGCCAGGTAACGGGAGCGCCGGCCGGTTGCGTCACCTACGACGCAGCGACTAACGAAAGCACGATCAGCCCGGCCTGCTACAGCAAGAATGCTTCGGTCTATCTCACCAACGTCTTCGACCAGTTTCCGGCCAACAGCGGCGGCAACAATGTTTCGACCTTCTCGTCGCTGAACAATGTCCGGCAGGACATCGTGCGCATCGACCATAACTTTACCGACAAGATCCATTTCTTCGGGCGGGCCATTCAGGATGAGACCCCAGAGAACTTTCCGACTGGTCTTTTTGCGGGTTCGAACTATCCCGGCCTGGTGAACACTTCGGTGAATGCGCCTGGCGAGAACGTGGTTGGCAATCTCACTTATGCGATCACGCCTAACATTGTGAACGAAGCCGAATTTGCCTATTCGCAAGGCGCGATCAATGCTTCGTTGACCGGCGTCGCCAACTCGCCTTCGGTATATAGCTCGCTCACCAACAACTTCGCGTATATAGACCCGTACGGACGCGTCCCCAGTATTACCTTTACCGGTGGCACCATCACCGGTCTGAACCAGGGGAGCGCTCCGTATAACGAACGTAATCTCGACCGCACCTTCTTCGACAATCTCTCTCTTACTAGAGGCAAGCACACGGTGCGCGTCGGATACAGCGTTTCGCAAATGCTGAAGACGGAAAATGCTTCAGAAGGCGCACCCAGCTTCAACTTCAATACCTGGCAGGATTTTCTGCTCGGCAATGTCAGCACCTATTCGCAGGCCAGCCGCGATATCATTCCCGACCTTCACTACATCAACATGGAAGCCTACGGCCAGGACGACTGGAAGGTAAATCGGCGGCTGACCCTGAACCTCGGTCTGCGCTGGAGTTACTTTCCCTCTCCGACCGACGTGAAGAATACACTGAACAACTTTGTTCCGAGCCTCTATAACCCAGCTGCCGCTCCCGCCATCGACGCCGGCGGCAACTTTGTCGCCGGACAAGCGATCACTCCCGCGACCTACACGAATGGGCTCATCTTCCCCGCCGGCTCGGCCTGCACTCAAGCCCAGGCCATCTCGCCGCAGGTCACGTGCTCTCCCTACGGCGGTCGGGTCAATCCGAATTCGAACCTCAACTTTGGACCGCGCGTAGGGTTCGCGCTCGATGTCTTCGGCAACAGCAAGACGTCGCTCCGCGGCGGCTTCGGTACTTTCTATGACCGCACCTTGAACGGGATCTGGGAACAGAATGCTTTCACCGATCCTCCGCTGGTTCAAACGGCGACGGTCAACAACACCAGCTTTGACAACCCCTTGGCAGGGACCTCGGCGGTCTCGCTCGGGCCAAACCGCCTGACTACTACCGGTACGCCTAGTTTCAAGGTGCCGTCTTACGCCGACTACAACCTCTCAGTACAGCAAGAGGTCGAGCCAGGCACGGTGCTCGAAATCGCCTATGTCGGTTCGACGGGACGTCACCTGCTCGGGGAACTCGACCTGAATCAACCCACCCTCGCCGCCCGGGCCGCCAATCCAACCGTTAACGTCAATGCGGTCAGGCCTTACTTGGGATACTCCTACTTCGAAGCGCGTATTCCCGGCTTCACGAGCAACTACAGCTCGCTGCAGGTGACCGTGAACCATCGCGTCACTCGCGGCCTTACCGCCGGTATCGCCTATACCTGGTCAAAGATTCTAACCACCCAGGCGAACGATCGAGGCGGCGCCAATACCGACACCTACAATCCAAAGCTGGATTACGGTCCCTCTTCGTCCAGCTCCAACAACACCACCGGCAATACACCTCAAGTCTTCATTGCCAACTATGTCTACCAACTGCCGTTCTTCGCGGAACAGCATGGATGGACCGGACACATTCTGGGTGGATGGGAAGTCTCCGGAATCACCACCTTCGAATCCGGAAAGTCGACGACCGTAACTCAAGCCGCCGATCCCTTCGCCTGTACGGTCAATGGGGCCAATACCACCGGACTAGACCCCAACGCCTGCGAGGCTGGAAGCGCCGCAGGCACCTACCCCGGCGGCCTCGGCATCAGCACGCCGAATGCGGATATTGCTCCTCGCGCCGACTTGATCTCGAATATCAAGCTCACCAAGACGCAGGCACAGTGGTTCACCACTTCGTCTTTTGCTCCCGCAGTCGGCCATTTCGGCTCCGCCCGCAACGGCATCTTCCTCGGACCCGGCTATGAGAACTGGGACCTTGGAGCGATCAAGAATATCCAACTCAGCGAGCGCTTCAAGTTCCAATTCCGCGGCGAGTTCTTCAACGCCTTCAACCACACCAACTTCTCGGCAGTCGATACCGGGCTGAACGACACCAGCTTCGGTCAAATCACCGCAACCCATCTGCCCCGCCGCATTCAACTCGGGGCCAAGCTGTACTTCTAG
- a CDS encoding alpha/beta hydrolase, with protein sequence MMTPKSKLILFAGLCLVLLSPAPPSPALLAQNTRTPTDSNLVYGEASGEPLTMDYYAPKGDGPHPIAIIIHGGGYIGGTSRNGSEAYCADFLAPAGYAVFAINYRLAPKYPYPAMVEDVQRAIRYLRYNAKRWNAEPNEIALVGGSAGGFLSNMAGLRGEKGDPHAADPVDRESSEVQAVVTLFAQSSFATVPLNANVHALLDPLIQKEGEAAALRAASPITYVSKHAPPFLQILGDKDEYIPFTEATNLDAALKNVGVSSEIIRIPGGHHGTGGWYKLPGDPDWERQMIVWLNRELHHQGPVGEGIEKREPAA encoded by the coding sequence ATGATGACCCCTAAATCTAAGCTGATCCTGTTCGCCGGCCTGTGTCTGGTTCTGCTGTCTCCTGCCCCGCCATCTCCTGCTCTGCTGGCGCAGAACACGCGTACGCCGACGGACAGCAACCTGGTGTATGGAGAGGCGAGTGGCGAGCCCTTGACGATGGATTACTACGCGCCCAAGGGCGACGGCCCCCATCCCATCGCGATCATCATTCATGGCGGCGGCTACATCGGTGGGACCAGCCGTAATGGGAGCGAGGCGTATTGCGCCGACTTCCTGGCGCCAGCGGGCTACGCCGTCTTCGCCATCAACTATCGTCTGGCCCCGAAGTACCCCTATCCGGCGATGGTCGAGGATGTTCAACGAGCCATTCGCTACTTGCGCTACAACGCAAAACGCTGGAATGCCGAGCCGAACGAGATTGCTCTGGTCGGCGGATCGGCTGGCGGCTTTCTGAGCAACATGGCGGGGCTGCGAGGCGAGAAGGGCGACCCGCACGCGGCCGACCCCGTAGACCGCGAAAGCTCTGAGGTGCAGGCCGTGGTGACACTCTTTGCGCAGAGCAGCTTCGCCACCGTTCCGCTCAACGCCAACGTTCATGCGCTGCTCGACCCGCTGATTCAGAAGGAGGGTGAGGCAGCCGCGCTGCGCGCGGCGTCTCCGATCACGTATGTATCGAAGCACGCGCCCCCATTTCTGCAGATCCTGGGAGATAAGGATGAGTACATTCCATTTACCGAGGCGACCAATCTCGATGCCGCTCTGAAGAACGTCGGGGTGAGCTCAGAAATCATTCGAATTCCTGGCGGACATCATGGCACCGGCGGCTGGTACAAGCTTCCCGGCGACCCGGATTGGGAGCGGCAAATGATTGTCTGGCTTAATCGAGAACTGCATCACCAGGGACCGGTCGGCGAGGGCATTGAGAAGCGGGAGCCGGCGGCTTAG